GCTGGCGCCCTGGGTGACCACGCCGTCGAGCGGCACGCGCGCGCCCGGTGCGATGCGCAGCACGCTGCCTGGCTGCACCTGGGCCGCGGGCAGGCGCTGCACGCTGGCGTCGGGCTGCACTACCTCGGCCATTTCGGGCGCGAGCGCGAGCAGCCCGCGTATCGCATGGCGCGCCTTGTCCATGGCGCCGTGCTCCAGCCGTTCGGCCGCCACATACAACGCCATCACCATCGCCGCTTCGGGCCACTGGCCTATCAGCACCGCGCCGGTGACCGCGACGGTCATCAGCGCGTTGATGCCCAGGCGCAGCGCCCGCAAGTCCTGCAGCCCCGCGCGGTACACGCCCAGACCGGCGAGAGTGATGGCGGCCACGGCCAGCAGCATGCCGGGCCAGCCCAGCGCCAGCGCATGGGCGGCCTCGGCGCCGGCAGCAAGCACCAGCGCCAGCGCGATGCGCGGCCAGCCGGGCAGGGCGGAGTGGTCGTGTTCATGGCCGTGTTCGTGGCCGTGTTCATGATCGTGCTCGTGCCCGTCGTCGGCGTGGGCGGGCGCCGCGCAAGGGGCGCAGGCGGCGGCCGGCGCGGCGCGAGAAGGGTGCGGGTGGGCGCTGCTGGTGTGCTTCATGCCATCATTGGAAACCGTGAAGTCACTTGAAGGTCAAGCATGTCCGCCGAATACCCGCGCCATCGCATAGGGCAAGCCGCCCGCCTGTCCGGCGTGTCGCCGGCCAACATCCGCTACTACGAGCGCGAAGGTCTGCTGCCCGAAGGTGCGCGCGCGGACAACCGCTACCGCCTCTATACCGACGCCGAGGTGCACCGCCTGCGCTTCGTGCGGCTGTGTCGCGCCATGGACATGTCGCTGCCCGAGGTGCGCGCGCTGCTGGCGCTCGATGCCCATGGCGCGCCCGCGCCGCACGCCGCCTGCGCGACGCTG
The DNA window shown above is from Comamonas sp. NLF-1-9 and carries:
- a CDS encoding MerR family transcriptional regulator: MSAEYPRHRIGQAARLSGVSPANIRYYEREGLLPEGARADNRYRLYTDAEVHRLRFVRLCRAMDMSLPEVRALLALDAHGAPAPHAACATLDEHLEHVRTRLQELRTLERALKDLRGRCDGTGAQCQVIEALHQRADAEPVPEPLATARRHV